In Acidisarcina polymorpha, one DNA window encodes the following:
- a CDS encoding helix-turn-helix transcriptional regulator gives MFLTEDGRQNVRMNRHGYFEVLYLCSGAADCHIQDRLLPFKEGDLAIVGSTLYHRIECQSSPLTIAALFFEPDLIRSDGGSDSAEYLTPFLLQDSEFPHVVPAETGIPNQVLDLMLRIRSELPSQTTRGRLAIKTYLKMILILLLNRYVSYTGTVETFQRQQRDLDRLLPLFKFLGENCGSQIHVKEASRISGMCESHFMSFFKRVTGLSFMKYLNHYRVERAQAMLVNTDESMAVISQEMGFCDQSYFGTVFRKLVGMTPAAYRRRFRNGGGGSDHARVGHAPFPVTTKVSLSGASRGSTHAINRQSAALPIQQIFERPQAS, from the coding sequence TTGTTTCTAACTGAGGATGGGCGGCAAAACGTGCGGATGAACCGCCACGGATATTTCGAGGTGTTGTACCTTTGCTCCGGTGCCGCCGACTGCCATATTCAAGACCGTTTGCTTCCATTCAAGGAGGGCGACCTCGCCATTGTTGGCAGCACTCTATATCACCGCATCGAATGCCAGTCTTCTCCTCTAACGATTGCCGCGCTCTTCTTCGAACCAGACCTGATTCGTTCCGATGGAGGCAGCGACAGCGCTGAATACCTCACTCCGTTCCTTCTCCAGGATTCCGAGTTCCCGCATGTTGTGCCTGCAGAGACTGGGATTCCAAACCAGGTTTTGGATCTGATGCTGCGCATCCGCTCGGAACTTCCGTCGCAGACGACGAGGGGAAGGCTTGCGATTAAGACCTACCTCAAAATGATTCTCATTCTTCTCTTGAATCGATACGTCTCTTACACCGGGACAGTAGAGACGTTTCAGCGTCAGCAACGCGACTTAGACCGGCTCCTGCCCCTGTTTAAATTCCTCGGAGAGAATTGCGGCAGCCAGATCCACGTCAAGGAGGCGTCACGAATTAGCGGGATGTGCGAGTCACACTTTATGAGTTTCTTCAAACGGGTGACGGGACTCTCATTTATGAAATATCTCAACCACTACCGGGTCGAACGCGCCCAAGCAATGCTGGTCAATACCGACGAGTCTATGGCCGTTATCAGTCAGGAGATGGGCTTTTGCGATCAAAGCTATTTCGGGACGGTATTCCGTAAGTTAGTGGGCATGACCCCGGCCGCGTATCGCCGGCGCTTTCGGAATGGAGGTGGGGGATCCGATCACGCACGAGTCGGCCATGCGCCCTTCCCAGTAACTACCAAAGTATCTTTGTCGGGGGCGTCGCGAGGCAGCACCCACGCAATCAACCGGCAATCGGCGGCGCTCCCTATTCAGCAGATCTTTGAAAGGCCGCAGGCTTCCTGA
- a CDS encoding recombinase family protein produces the protein MEAQHHAVAQFTGGAPLLAEFEEIESGRHHRIQPQLAAAIDVCRKQRATLVIAKLDRLVRNVHFVPASWKARLISWPWTIPTLRDSPSIFSPLWPRSRPRRFRNAHAQHSNR, from the coding sequence CTGGAAGCGCAGCACCACGCCGTTGCACAGTTCACCGGCGGCGCTCCGCTGTTGGCCGAGTTCGAGGAAATCGAAAGCGGACGCCATCACCGGATCCAGCCCCAGCTCGCAGCCGCGATCGACGTTTGCCGAAAGCAACGTGCAACGCTCGTAATCGCAAAGCTCGATCGGCTGGTCCGCAACGTGCATTTCGTTCCGGCCTCATGGAAAGCAAGATTGATTTCGTGGCCGTGGACAATCCCCACGCTACGCGATTCACCGTCCATATTCTCACCGCTGTGGCCGAGAAGCAGACCGCGCAGATTTCGCAACGCACACGCGCAGCACTCCAACAGGTAA
- a CDS encoding recombinase family protein, producing the protein MGTRPASTPAKREQNGNLVQPAPQVIELMRQYRAEGKTYRDIVAQLDALQIQTPRGCKWHPQTIHEILNRSQQEQT; encoded by the coding sequence TTGGGAACCCGCCCGGCTTCGACACCAGCAAAGCGCGAGCAAAACGGCAATCTTGTTCAACCAGCTCCACAAGTGATCGAGCTGATGCGCCAGTACCGGGCCGAAGGCAAGACCTACCGGGACATCGTCGCCCAGCTCGACGCCTTGCAGATACAGACGCCACGAGGTTGCAAGTGGCACCCGCAGACTATCCATGAAATTCTCAACCGATCACAGCAGGAGCAGACCTAA